Part of the Paenibacillus guangzhouensis genome is shown below.
TGCTCCTGATGGCAACGATCCATGCGGCGATGCTCGGGGCGAATATTCTCTCCAAAGAAGAACGGGATAAGACGGCGGAGTTCCTTCTCGTGAAGCCGATCTCCCGCAGTCAAATGCTAACGTATAAACTCTTCGCTGCACTGGTGCAGATCGTCTTATTCAACCTTGTGATGCTTGTGAGCTCCATTCTCTTCGTGAACCCTTACAGCCACGGGGAGTCCGTCAATCACGATATCATGCTGCTCATGATCGGGATGTTCTTCCTGCAGCTGTTGTTCCTCGGGATCGGACTTGCGATTGCGGGGGCTAGCCGGCATCCGAAGCGGGCTGTCTCGATTTCGACGGGCATTCTGCTGCTAACATTCATGCTATCGATTGGGATTGATATAAGCGGGAAGATCGATGGGCTGAAATACTTGACGCCATTTAAATATTTCGATGCGAAGCATGTGATGTACGGCGGAGGTCTCGATGGATTATTCATTGGGCTGACGGCCTTGATCTTGGCGGGGTCTCTGATCTTAGCGTACGTAGGCTATAATAGACGAGATTTGCACGTTTAATATGTATAGGTTCGGATTAACGAACGAGGGACTCCAA
Proteins encoded:
- a CDS encoding ABC transporter permease subunit, whose product is MNLWIREMKAHRKSLILWCIGIIAMVGASMSKYAGLSMSNSGASMNELMADMPKSLQAMMGVGTFDLSKASGYYGAIFIYLLLMATIHAAMLGANILSKEERDKTAEFLLVKPISRSQMLTYKLFAALVQIVLFNLVMLVSSILFVNPYSHGESVNHDIMLLMIGMFFLQLLFLGIGLAIAGASRHPKRAVSISTGILLLTFMLSIGIDISGKIDGLKYLTPFKYFDAKHVMYGGGLDGLFIGLTALILAGSLILAYVGYNRRDLHV